Part of the Helicobacter sp. 12S02232-10 genome, TTATATTTTTGTTTAAATTTCTCAACCCTGCCCGCTGCATCGGCAATTTTATCACTTCCTGTATAAAAAGGATGACAAAAACTTGATATATCAATCCTAAGTTCGCTTTTTGTGCTTAAAACTTCAATTTCTTTTCCGCTAGTAACGCAAGTTACCTTACAGGGAACATATTGTGGAT contains:
- the rpmE gene encoding 50S ribosomal protein L31 — translated: MKKGIHPQYVPCKVTCVTSGKEIEVLSTKSELRIDISSFCHPFYTGSDKIADAAGRVEKFKQKYNLK